In the Necator americanus strain Aroian chromosome X, whole genome shotgun sequence genome, ACGAATGGATCCGAAAGACCATTAGCATCCAGGGGAATCACTTGTTTGGCTCcaatcactaaaaaaaatgttcttgtcAACACATGTCTTCAACCGATTCCCATTCTAGAAAATCTTACCATCCAGAACAAGCGTTTGTGAGCTTGCATTGTAGTATGCCCGAACATTTAGAATACCGTATTTGCACTCGCTTACCTCGTTCTGAAATTGATTGACGTTGattctatggaaaaaaaaaactaaaagcaACCTCTAATGAATTTGAGCACACTATATATAGCCACGGGAAACGTGCATTCTACCAGCAGGCTAGGATTAACGACCGTCATATTATGGACGCTACAGACGTGAACGCTATTAATACTGTAGCACATATTTTATGGATCATATTATCGTTAAGGACGTAATTTATGCTCATGCTAAAGGTCTGCATAAACGGGAGTAGACATGTATAAAAGGATAATTTCAAGCGGTTTATTAAACATCCAAGAACAAATGGGGGATTTTCTGGAAGCATTCGAATACGATTTAAAGCGGACTATAAATGTGTTGACAAAGTGGTTACATCTGTCCTTTGGTGTCTCTAATTGTGGAACtattgtcgttttttttttcaattcacaaAAGCTTTGCACCAATACATGGATCGCAAACGTTTGAGCGTCAAATGTCATCTGCTAATGGATAATAACTGATATTTGATCTCAACGCTTATATTTACAGTCAACATGTGCGGTTACTAGTTACAGACGATGCGCTGAAGTTATTTTGCCAGTCGAATGACAAAAATAGCTCATTTCATGacaatgagagaaaaaacagcCAAACACGcctcttttttcctggacgattaaattttgcaaatcCTCAACCGAAGGTCGTTCTTTGAAATACAGAGAAATTAGTGATCATATCCGAAAATAGCAGCGACAATTGTCACTATTAACGATATTTTGCTAATGTAGCTATAAAATCATGTAGAGTTAATTATTAATTGGAAAAGATTGCATACGAATTCTAGGACAACAGCTATGAACCTTTGACCTAACTTTGTGAACACTTTCTACATCAGCTTCTACTCGGAAATCATTTACTGTACATATCCCAATTAAGATCCAGAAATACTAAAAACATACTATGAATCCGGAGACTAGAAGAGAATCAACCAATTTCTTTCTCGAAAAGTACTAGAAGCAAAGGAGAATTCCCTTTTCTGATTCCTTCTCATGTTATGGCGGTAGATCCAGTGAAAAGGGATTTTTTAAGATTTGGAGGGAGAACTTTTTCGAATGTAAAttaaatcagcaaaaaatgagttttcaGTTGCGCTCGGAATGAAATCAGTGCAAAGTTTGTCGCCTAACACTGTTGCTGAACAAGTTAATGGGTACGTCTCCGATTGTACAGTATACTTTAGACTACAAGCCTGAAAATAGCTGTCAACGTATTCATAGGCATTTTTCGTCTAAGTAATGTGTTAATAACTGTTTCCATCCTTATTACAGTGTTAAAACATATTTTGAGCAACAATTCAATCAAACCTAATGTAATGCCCGCAGGGCATGTACAATAATTCAGTTGGAATTTTAGGCTTTGTCTTTGTGGATAACTTTAATAAAATGCTACATTTTCGAGTACAATATTGTAAATTACAGTACTCGTCCTCCCTCCAAATGATATTTAATCCCAAAATATGTAATGCTGAAAAGGATATAGCGCTGGTGAAGATTTCAATgtcattaaaattttgaaatcaagCGATCAGCTAGACCGATTTAAGCTCAACTAAATTTAATCCATGGATTTCACGAGATGGAATTGCAGGAAAATTTTTTGGTTAAATTCGTACGAGAATAGTCGGTTTCACTGAATGAAAGAATCCTGGTAAATCTTTTTGATCAATACTagaaaaactttgcaaaaattgatTCCTCTAAAACTTCGTGGCATTCCATTTTATCAGACAATGTCCGAaactgttggaaaaaaatagagtgaaagatgaagaatttgcGATCTAGGAAGCAGtacgttcatttcaatcacttttttctttcctttcctttttttcttcctatacAAATTCTATTGCACACATGAACACACATGTTGACTGTCGATCCATGTAAATTAAGGTGCATTACTAGGTTTTCGGATACATCTACGTATGATAATGCTAACTCACGTTCACGTTGTACTCAGCCACCGCCTAAAACGAAACAGAAAACCATGTAGTGAAAAGTAAAACATTCACGATAACTAACTTGTTGTTTGAGCAGATCTTTGTAGTATTTCTCGATAAGCTGTTGTGTTGGGGTTTGATTTAAGGACAAGATTTTTACCAATGCCTGTAGAAATTTATGGATAAGAAAACGAGTCCACACTAAAGATATTCGAAATTAATCCGTATATACACTAACCACATGATCAGGAGCAGTTTCTAGCACATCAGTTGAGAGTCCTTTGCCACCAGCatggaaaaaatccacaagaaCATGCCATGCTTCGAAAAGACGATGATAGAAAGTTGGCTCCATCTGTGTATCCACTATTCTTCGACTACCAATTCGtgcgcaaaaagaaaattccattgATATCTTGAAATTTTAGAACATACCCCTGGATTCTCGTCCACACATTCTCTTAAAAGATGGACAACTATTGCAACTTGTGCAGACATCACTCGTAAGAAGTTCTTGTGTAAAAGATTTTTGTGCACAGCCGACAATTCGATGTCAATCTACAATagtttttctaagaaatttgagaatatTTGATCATAAAAAGAAATACCAACCATATCAGTGAGTGGTTTAAGCGAATCCTCCACTGGATGAGCAGATGGACTCCATGCAAGGTGGAATACGTGTTTTTTCATTTGAGGTCGTAATCGAGACGTTAACAATCCAACCACTCGATCGATCTCTGCGCAGATTGCGGAATCTGTCTGCTCCAGACGTTGTTCCACTGTTGTTTTCCATGTTGGTGCACCCTAATACGCACACGATATTTTATGATatgatttttgtgatttcagTGAGAATCAATCAGGTGGAGaattaatcaattaacaaTAAACATGTCATCTTTTTtgataattatttttgttgttgtgtttgaGCTCCATCTCATGTggtgaaaaaggaaggaaagggAAAGTACAATGTCTTTTCCTCTGGAATTGCTATCATTTGAGGTACATAGAGTGGTCCACATGAAGTTTGACGGGCTATGGATAATCCAGAGATGCGTTGATTCCTTGGGGCAAAGAAAGCGCTAAGAACATTGGCTGGACCTTCCAGCAAGATTGGTCGCCGGCTCACGGTACAAAGAAGACACTGGCGTGGTGTGAGATCAATCTTCAGGATCTCCGGACGAAGCTAATTGGTCGTCAAACTTGCCCGATCTCAAtcctttggatttttctgtcTGGTCGGTTCTAAAGCAAAATGCCTGTTCTTTTAAGTACAAGTCACTGGATCTGCTGAAAAAGTCCTGGAGAAGGTAAGGGGCATGGGAAATGATCGCACGCATCCTCAAGAACTTCCGGAAGAAATTGGATGTTTGTATAGAAGCTAAAGGTTTGAATGTGAAGAGTAAGATCTTATGTAGAATTTTATGATTattgcattaaaaaaatacttgtttGGATTGATTTTTCCAAAGTTGTAGGTAGTTTTTCGCGTCGCACTTCATGTGGACCACGCTGTACTGGGTGGAACAACTAGGACCGaaggggaatttttttctttttggattgACCGTAAATGAGGAGCAACagtttaaaaatttcagagaatgagaagaaattataAAACACGTAAAAAATTAGGATTAATTGACTGGTTTGAAACTCACATGGCCAGCTCTCTCATATGCTATAGCTAAGTCATCCAGATGAAGTTTTTCGTGGATCATAAGGCTTCTTCTCACTTGTTCACAATTGTTTATCGCCGAACATAACTTTAACATGCTTTTATAATGAATCTcaggaatagaaaataaactaCGGGGGACGTACTAATTGCAATAATGGAGATGGTACGAACACTTGAAGATCTCCAGAAAATCCTTCCGCATCAAGATTGGAGAAAATCTAGGGGAAGAAAAGACTTGGAAGAGCAATTCCAGGATTTGGGTAAAAAATATATACCTTTTGAGTGTATGCCATGACAATATCACAAAGTATATCGACCAATGCTCTTGTGTAGTCAATTTTAAGTGTAAGCTCGTTTACATCCATCCGATCCCAACATACAGTCAtctaaaattttccatttttctttctatattaTCAAGAAAACTGGATTTCTATCAGTTGTCCTAATTTATTTAGTTGAATTAATCcaataataattcaatatCATATCAGATCTCGATTTAATTCATACCTGTTCAACGATGTGACAGACATCTATGTGACTACTCGAATGCCGCATATCGTTCGAGGATGTACATatctttaataatttaataaactGAGGATAAACACAAGAGAAATCCATGACAAAACGAAAACATCCGAACAGCTCACAGGTACATCCAGTTGACAGCTAAGCGAGATCCTGGCAAGCGCTTTTTCCTTagccaaattcaaaaaattcttgatGCCTCGATTAAATATACCGTACCACTCTGATTCATCTTTACCTCGCCTAAAACAAATGTAAATTTTGCGTAAAGCACTAACTGGTGGTCCAGAAATCCTTACACTCGGTTAGCCAGCCTGTAATTCCGCAGCTCAACAAATGCCATATGTATTCGGATGAGGTCGACGAGGTCGTCCTCGTTTGGTGGATCTTGGTTCGCTGAGATTTTCATCTGCAAAATGAGTTAACTATTAAATTACCCGTGCATCTAAAATAAGCATATCATGGGTTATGCACCTGAGATCGAAGATCAGTCTTACGTTCACTCATTAACTCGGATGTGAGGTACTCGTTGAGCTGCAAGCGGACATCATTTGACTTATGGGGATGAAAAACCGACCGATTTTACGCACCATTCTATCCCAAGTGGAAAGGGTTAGTTGACAGTAATCGATTCGACCGACTTCACGTATGATATTAGCGTACTGTTGGAATCTCGAGCAACTTCCATTGATCACTGAGAGCAGCTTAAGGAGTTCCTTGCATGGATCTTCATCTTGTACAATCTCAACGGTTTCGTCGAAAAAGTCCTCAGCACTTTTCTGGAAGATCCATGTTATTGTTGGTTCGAAATAGCTCATAGCGGATAAGAAGGCGCATACAATTATAAGTGACTCCAAGTGAGCATGGAACGGTCGTTTATAGGGAAGGTACTTTTGGTAGAAAGGTGAATCTCGCAGTGCTTTCATACATCTGAAGgaataagaatatttttaaattgaaaaaaaaacaccacattCCATTTTGAGTGAGTTTGTACTGCACACCTTACGAGGCTGGCGAACTCTTCAGATGCATTTCTTTTAGATGGATGAAATCGACGACGATGCTCAGCAAACGCCCTTTTACAGTGCGAATCGAAAGCCGAGAAGGAGGCAGTGAGCATATCTTCTTCTGcctaaatttaaataattcatTTAAATTCTGCGATATTTTCTACGTAACATCATAACTTTGCTACCTTATCCAGCGTTAATGGTTGCCATTTATCTAGAATGTTCTGTAGCGTTTTTGCGAGGAGAGAAAATGAGATGTCGATTGAGATCATCGAATGGAAGGCAAGCCATCGACTAAATATACGGATAGGGGTAATATTTTATCCTGCGTTTTCCAGTAATAGAACCTTCAACTCACCACATCGCTGTATGAACCTCTGTCAAATCACCTTGAACGGCATGTTGTCGAAGGATCGTGTTTGCTTTGTCTGGAAAAACACCATCCCATAGCCGAACAGGAGCCTGAATTTGGAtcattagtgtttttttttcataggttGAATAAAATGAGAACTTACTCCACTGAGGCGAATTTCATATAGAGCGAATTGTCTCATGAGTTCGATATGCTCTTTAACATCCAGCAGATCATCCTCTTCAGCTCCAAAACGTTCCTCACGCGTAGATAACCAGAGCTATATCAATTTttgatatatttatatttttggtATCCTacgatagaaatgaaaaaaaaaatggaaaaattagaaaatggGAGACtgaatctcttttttcaaaaaagaatatgaaaagaGACCTACTTTTAACTTCACACTACCGGATACTTTACTCTTCTCAGAACGAGGTTGTAACGTAAACCATTGTTGAATTCCATCAGGAGGAATATCCTAAATATAAACGTGCATGTCTTACATTCTTCTAatataaaggcatcaccccacgaatctggggtggtacggatttgaggtgtagtattcgtatacgggatgggagactatggagaggggggtgatccggtccatttcttcctagttgccgtagaaaacggcccggaagatacggcttcgagcgttccggctcgctactttctacagcgagttcgattggagcgcgccagcattgtgcacgcgccgcattttccgggccgttttttacggcaattaaggaaaaatgaacggaatcacacccctctccataatctactatcccgtatacgaatactccacctgaaatccgtaccacgtcagattcgcggagtgatgcctttaacatttgCACGATTGATGTTGACAGCACGATTTCAACCAATAACAGCAGCGTTGAATAGTTCTAAGGTCCAGAGAAAGCGCGGAAGTTCTGTTTTTGTTAGTGTCTCTGAGAgtcgcaaaacaaaaaaaacactcttTGAGTTAACTCTCAGCTTTAACGTTAGCCTCATTTCCTGTTTGAATCCTAGCAGAGGGCTGATTCCAAGAGTGTTTCCATTCGGAGTGTTTTTATCGTCTTACGAGTACAGCTTTACGACGAATGGCTTTTTATTGCTCTAGGTGAACCACACAAAAGTCATTTAATTTACTATAGTGGGATTTGTACTAACACTTAGGTTCATACTGATACATCCAAGAAAGTCGTCAGTGGTGTCATCGGAGTCCGCTCGAGCACTTTGTGCGACCTCTTTGAAGAAACGGCCAAGTCcctacaaaataaatatttggcGGAAACACATAAAATTAGTCAGATTTATGCAAACGTGTTTTATGAGGCTGGAAACATAAGCGGAAAGAACGAGAATTATGCAAATGTACTACGATAGTTTTACGAAAGAATGAATGTTTGTTTTAAATAGTTCCttaaaattcggaaaaattcctcaaagaaatttttatcttaTGCCATATAGTAGAACAAAAGGATACAAATTACAACTAGGGAGGAAATCTtcgaataattaaaaaaaaacactaggtGTAAAAAATGGAgttaaaaaggaaataatcaCAACTCACTTTAAATCCACCAGTGATTTGATTCAGTGATGATACAGCATCCAAAACCGACTGTTCCTCATCGTCATGATCCCTAAAATgacgaaatattttgaaaaattcgaacgaaaacaagagaaaaaaataaacaaaagaatttttagaacGTAAGAATGGAGTGGAAAAATTAAGGCAGACCATATGTCCATGTGGAACCGGTCCGTCTGTACATCATCCACAATAAACTGAAATCGTTCGTTCCATTTCGGATTCAACGTCTTTTTTTGAACTGAGCTTGCTTTGATGAGCTTCGCTGGTATTGTGCCACTGTCTGACTCTTAAAATGGGAAATTattaaatgtgaaaagaaaaaaaaaggaaaaaggaatgaaaagagaaagtacTCTCAATCTTCTAATCATCCAAGAAATCCACAGAAGCAGAAACTTATCTTGGCACCTTTCTTTCCAACTTTGCGACGGAATGAGCCACCAAATCGTTGCAATACGTTGTCTTTTTTGAGcttaaatgattaaaaaaatccaaaaaataaaatgataagaaagaaataattatgaaCTGCTTGCTATTACGTTCATAGTCTTAGGTGATTTGACATTTTCTTCCTCCGTTGTTTCAGTCACCTCAACTATCTCTCGTTTACCAGGAACAACTCCCATCATCGCAAAAGGATCGCTGAATCCTAAAACCAGGGTAATTTTGTTTGGCGGAAGAAAACATGCATAAAATGTTGATAAGGaagattttcattgaaaaatagaCGTTATAAAAAACAACGTCAGTTGAATGAAGAACCTTAAAagggaaaattagaaaaatcgtACCATTGATGTCCTTAGCAATAAGGTCTTTAGCTTCCAAAAGTAGAACATTCAGAAGAACGACAGGAGGCTTAATATTTAGTATTTTACGAAAAGATATTAAAGTGGAAACATTATAAGTTTGTTTTCTTACCTTATTTTGCTTAGCTTTTTCCATAAGGGTGTTATGTAATTGTGTATCGCCTTGGAATGCGGATCGAACATATTTGTAGAGATTTTCACGGCTTtcacattcttcttttccaacTTTATGAGTAATGGTGTACAAAGCTTCGACATAAAGAGCCTAGAACaacattcatttattataGAACATCTTTCTGAGTAACTTTAAGTTCTGATtgtaaatttttcgaaaatatgcaTCCAATTTTTCCGCACATATTCAATGCGAAATTATAGCTCCGCACCAGAGACTGCGCTGTTCCAAATTAGTAACTTCAATGCTTTCTGCGACGAGCCTTACCTCATCTTCTCCTCAATGGAAATACGATATAGGGAGGGGAAGCGTGATAAAATTTCGAGTAAACTTCTAATTGGCCGGAATAGGAACATATGTGGTGAGACAAGGAAACTCTAGTTACATTTGGTTTCGGGTAACCACCAAGGAAAGAACGAGGAAGTTATTTAGAATAAGTGCAATCAGTTTCTTTTGTCGATCATGGATTAAAGTTCaaatatagaaattttttagatCTAGTCACACTGAaagtgttttgaaaatttaagcaaTATGTAAACGTTtaagaaataatgaattatTAGCTCATCTAGGAAAGTTTTCAAAACGTTGGAAGTATGTACGGATTCTCCAGAAAATTGGGACATTTAACCTTTTCGTCTCTACATTTAAGCAGTGACAACTGAAACCAAGTGATTGCTTGGATTAGAAGCCGTTAACTTACCTCAAGGAGTTTCCTGTCAGCGTTGAGAGTAAGATTACGTATGGTAAGAAGTTCATCTTCAGCCGGTTGTTCCACATCCAACGGTTGTGTAATCCGTTCGAAGAAATTATTGTCCGAAGCTTGCACTCTAAACAACTACTCGATGACGTTATGAATAGTAACACCATGGTGAGGTCAATTAAAATAACTCTCCGCTGAGTAATTTTCTCTACCTAAATGGAATCGCACAATTTTGCACGCATTTCTCACCTCCCACGTGTTACTGAGTATAGCCGCAAACGAATCAGAAGTGTTactttataattatatttcttatttttgttcaaattgtgCCTACAAAATCATATGAGTTATAAAAACTTGGTAAAATCCACGTAttctggaaaaagaaggaaaaatcgaGAATGGTGTTACAGTTCTATCAGTGTTTTCTAATAATGTAtccacggttttttttaaacgtttacacttaaagatttattttctttttcaaatattttctttgccaTGAaggcgatttttttaaaagttcaaCCAAGGTGTTGTTGATAAAATGTAGAATTACAGTTTCAAGTGTACATGTAGCAGTACGTGAAAGAACCGTTttttaccagtttttttttcctatttatatttctttttcctacttCTCTTTCCTGGCAATTTAGGAAAATAATCGCCtatatttgtttaaaatttaGTAGCATTTCATTAGTTTAGCAaaatggaacagaaaaaagccattttatttttattgcctTCTCTTTTATCCCTaaatacaaattaaataaaaacgtCTTAATTTCTAAAAGTGAACCTTTCTTTTATAATAGGGATTAAGAATTGCAAAATTTGATATGAGTTGTgtcaaaatttttatcttttatcctttttttggatattaACAAGCTAGTAATCTCTCTTATTCAGTAATCCTAATGTTTACGTAACATATTGTGcttctatttcttcccaatgggttcttttttatctttgacGTTATCGCTAACGTACGTAACGAAACGTTGACAACATTCTTAAAAAAACCTCTAAATGTTACGTTAGATGGTTTTACGGCAAATAACTCAAATTACATGAACGATAGGAGAATTCTTTGCGTGACTTTTCGAAAGGAATGCAACGAATTGCGTAAGCTAGTGGGGCCAATTTACACGACTTCGTTTATTTGATTAGATGTAGCATGCGTAT is a window encoding:
- a CDS encoding hypothetical protein (NECATOR_CHRX.G26168.T1); the protein is MLGNMLHVEWPDDEQAQRLRAMESRTGSVGDCSKIANYRTSRQNLFRRRSTRRRISNAQRLADLEDFINRRYSPAAPGLHIMATSVGEKPTISHKMLKPMERAHAWAGRQLNRAQQMIRELSISHVDPREISLQVQASDNNFFERITQPLDVEQPAEDELLTIRNLTLNADRKLLEALYVEALYTITHKVGKEECESRENLYKYVRSAFQGDTQLHNTLMEKAKQNKPPVVLLNVLLLEAKDLIAKDINGFSDPFAMMGVVPGKREIVEVTETTEEENVKSPKTMNLKKDNVLQRFGGSFRRKVGKKESDSGTIPAKLIKASSVQKKTLNPKWNERFQFIVDDVQTDRFHMDIWDHDDEEQSVLDAVSSLNQITGGFKGLGRFFKEVAQSARADSDDTTDDFLGCISMNLSDIPPDGIQQWFTLQPRSEKSKVSGSVKLKLWLSTREERFGAEEDDLLDVKEHIELMRQFALYEIRLSGAPVRLWDGVFPDKANTILRQHAVQGDLTEVHTAMCRWLAFHSMISIDISFSLLAKTLQNILDKWQPLTLDKAEEDMLTASFSAFDSHCKRAFAEHRRRFHPSKRNASEEFASLVRCMKALRDSPFYQKYLPYKRPFHAHLESLIIKSAEDFFDETVEIVQDEDPCKELLKLLSVINGSCSRFQQYANIIREVGRIDYCQLTLSTWDRMLNEYLTSELMSERKTDLRSQMKISANQDPPNEDDLVDLIRIHMAFVELRNYRLANRVRGKDESEWYGIFNRGIKNFLNLAKEKALARISLSCQLDVPICTSSNDMRHSSSHIDVCHIVEQMTVCWDRMDVNELTLKIDYTRALVDILCDIVMAYTQKIFSNLDAEGFSGDLQVFVPSPLLQLLCSAINNCEQVRRSLMIHEKLHLDDLAIAYERAGHGAPTWKTTVEQRLEQTDSAICAEIDRVVGLLTSRLRPQMKKHVFHLAWSPSAHPVEDSLKPLTDMIDIELSAVHKNLLHKNFLRVMSAQVAIVVHLLRECVDENPGMEPTFYHRLFEAWHVLVDFFHAGGKGLSTDVLETAPDHVALVKILSLNQTPTQQLIEKYYKDLLKQQNEVSECKYGILNVRAYYNASSQTLVLDVIGAKQVIPLDANGLSDPFVVIRLVPKYRYPNQIVSKTRVVSKTLNPIFDETFEFHIPPKLPPCAMLHFTVMDHDYLRSNDFAGEAFLELADVPGFGVAGGNTLRQFNLILIQPVQNNKEIIDVLTSRKEDKEALEFLRSITTAY
- a CDS encoding hypothetical protein (NECATOR_CHRX.G26168.T2); this translates as MNNLAQRLRAMESRTGSVGDCSKIANYRTSRQNLFRRRSTRRRISNAQRLADLEDFINRRVQASDNNFFERITQPLDVEQPAEDELLTIRNLTLNADRKLLEALYVEALYTITHKVGKEECESRENLYKYVRSAFQGDTQLHNTLMEKAKQNKPPVVLLNVLLLEAKDLIAKDINGFSDPFAMMGVVPGKREIVEVTETTEEENVKSPKTMNLKKDNVLQRFGGSFRRKVGKKESDSGTIPAKLIKASSVQKKTLNPKWNERFQFIVDDVQTDRFHMDIWDHDDEEQSVLDAVSSLNQITGGFKGLGRFFKEVAQSARADSDDTTDDFLGCISMNLSDIPPDGIQQWFTLQPRSEKSKVSGSVKLKLWLSTREERFGAEEDDLLDVKEHIELMRQFALYEIRLSGAPVRLWDGVFPDKANTILRQHAVQGDLTEVHTAMCRWLAFHSMISIDISFSLLAKTLQNILDKWQPLTLDKAEEDMLTASFSAFDSHCKRAFAEHRRRFHPSKRNASEEFASLVRCMKALRDSPFYQKYLPYKRPFHAHLESLIIKSAEDFFDETVEIVQDEDPCKELLKLLSVINGSCSRFQQYANIIREVGRIDYCQLTLSTWDRMLNEYLTSELMSERKTDLRSQMKISANQDPPNEDDLVDLIRIHMAFVELRNYRLANRVRGKDESEWYGIFNRGIKNFLNLAKEKALARISLSCQLDVPICTSSNDMRHSSSHIDVCHIVEQMTVCWDRMDVNELTLKIDYTRALVDILCDIVMAYTQKIFSNLDAEGFSGDLQVFVPSPLLQLLCSAINNCEQVRRSLMIHEKLHLDDLAIAYERAGHGAPTWKTTVEQRLEQTDSAICAEIDRVVGLLTSRLRPQMKKHVFHLAWSPSAHPVEDSLKPLTDMIDIELSAVHKNLLHKNFLRVMSAQVAIVVHLLRECVDENPGMEPTFYHRLFEAWHVLVDFFHAGGKGLSTDVLETAPDHVALVKILSLNQTPTQQLIEKYYKDLLKQQNEVSECKYGILNVRAYYNASSQTLVLDVIGAKQVIPLDANGLSDPFVVIRLVPKYRYPNQIVSKTRVVSKTLNPIFDETFEFHIPPKLPPCAMLHFTVMDHDYLRSNDFAGEAFLELADVPGFGVAGGNTLRQFNLILIQPVQNNKEIIDVLTSRKEDKEALEFLRSITTAY
- a CDS encoding hypothetical protein (NECATOR_CHRX.G26168.T3): MNNLAQRLRAMESRTGSVGDCSKIANYRTSRQNLFRRRSTRRRISNAQRLADLEDFINRRYSPAAPGLHIMATSVGEKPTISHKMLKPMERAHAWAGRQLNRAQQMIRELSISHVDPREISLQVQASDNNFFERITQPLDVEQPAEDELLTIRNLTLNADRKLLEALYVEALYTITHKVGKEECESRENLYKYVRSAFQGDTQLHNTLMEKAKQNKPPVVLLNVLLLEAKDLIAKDINGFSDPFAMMGVVPGKREIVEVTETTEEENVKSPKTMNLKKDNVLQRFGGSFRRKVGKKESDSGTIPAKLIKASSVQKKTLNPKWNERFQFIVDDVQTDRFHMDIWDHDDEEQSVLDAVSSLNQITGGFKGLGRFFKEVAQSARADSDDTTDDFLGCISMNLSDIPPDGIQQWFTLQPRSEKSKVSGSVKLKLWLSTREERFGAEEDDLLDVKEHIELMRQFALYEIRLSGAPVRLWDGVFPDKANTILRQHAVQGDLTEVHTAMCRWLAFHSMISIDISFSLLAKTLQNILDKWQPLTLDKAEEDMLTASFSAFDSHCKRAFAEHRRRFHPSKRNASEEFASLVRCMKALRDSPFYQKYLPYKRPFHAHLESLIIKSAEDFFDETVEIVQDEDPCKELLKLLSVINGSCSRFQQYANIIREVGRIDYCQLTLSTWDRMLNEYLTSELMSERKTDLRSQMKISANQDPPNEDDLVDLIRIHMAFVELRNYRLANRVRGKDESEWYGIFNRGIKNFLNLAKEKALARISLSCQLDVPICTSSNDMRHSSSHIDVCHIVEQMTVCWDRMDVNELTLKIDYTRALVDILCDIVMAYTQKIFSNLDAEGFSGDLQVFVPSPLLQLLCSAINNCEQVRRSLMIHEKLHLDDLAIAYERAGHGAPTWKTTVEQRLEQTDSAICAEIDRVVGLLTSRLRPQMKKHVFHLAWSPSAHPVEDSLKPLTDMIDIELSAVHKNLLHKNFLRVMSAQVAIVVHLLRECVDENPGMEPTFYHRLFEAWHVLVDFFHAGGKGLSTDVLETAPDHVALVKILSLNQTPTQQLIEKYYKDLLKQQNEVSECKYGILNVRAYYNASSQTLVLDVIGAKQVIPLDANGLSDPFVVIRLVPKYRYPNQIVSKTRVVSKTLNPIFDETFEFHIPPKLPPCAMLHFTVMDHDYLRSNDFAGEAFLELADVPGFGVAGGNTLRQFNLILIQPVQNNKEIIDVLTSRKEDKEALEFLRSITTAY